The genomic interval GCCCTATATGATTCCGCTGTCGTTTGGATACAGCTTGAAAGACGGCGTTCTTGAATTGTATTTCCATTGCGCACATGTCGGCAAGAAACTCGATTGCATCCGCAAAAATCCGAACGTGGCGTTCAGCATGTGCGTCGAGAACCGCATCGAGATTCACGAGGATGTTTATTGCAAGAGCGGGCGCTTTTATGCAAGCGTTGTCGGGCTGGGCAAGGCCGAAATCGTCGAGGATAGCGCCGAGAAATGCCGCGGACTTTCGCTCCTGATGGAACGGCAAGCCGCAGGCGCCCCGCACAAGTTCGAATTCACGCCCGCGCAGGCCGCCGCCGTGACCGTATTCAAGATTACGAGCACGAATTTCACCGGGAAAGCGAAAACGGAATAGAAGGGGATCTCTATATGGCAAGTAAACTTGAATTCGGGTTACAGACTCGCGAAGAACTCGACGAAGCCGGCTTAATTATGGCAAGGGCGTACGAAGATTATGACTACGTTACGCTCTATTTCCCTGATAGGGAAAAAAGCCGAAAGGGACTGCAGATTTTTATGCAATGCGTCCTAAAAGCGTGCTATGGAAAGGCTGACTTGTTGGCGGCGCATCGTGACGGTAAGTTGGTTGCCCGAGCAACACTGGAGGCTCCCGGTTTCAAGAAACCTTCCGCGTTTCAATACATTATACACGGCTTTTGGCGTGTGTACCTTAATACGAAATGGAGCGAAATCAACGGATTTATAGCTATGGACGAGAACGCCAGCAAGCCCTGCCACGATTTTCAGAAATCGGGGCCGGACATCTGGTATCTCAGCATGCTCGAAGTGGACCCGTCTGCGCAGGGGCAGGGTGTCGGCTCACAGTTTCTGGCTTATATGGAAGAATACGTGCGGGAGCGCGGCGGCAAGCAGTTGGCCCTATTTACCAACTCACGGGAAAATCTCGACTTTTACAGCAAACGCGGCTACGAGGTCTTTCACGAATGCGAAATTGAGCACGACGGCAAAAAAATCGGCAGCTGGAGCATGAAAAAAATTCTAAATTAACGGCCACTATGAGTGAAGCTATTAACAATGTGAAGCAGGCGTTTGACGCAGAACTTGCGCAAACCGACCTTACGAACCAAGAAGCCGTCAACAACCTCCGCGTGAAGTACCTGGGCAAGAAGGGGGCCGTCACCGACCTCATGAAGCAGATGGGCACGCTCAGCGCCGAGGAACGTCCGGCTTACGGCAAGCTCGTGAACGAACTTAAGGTCGCCGTCTCCGAGGCTATCGACAAGGCTATCGAGACCGCGAACCAGGCTGCCCTCCAGAAGAAGCTGGAAAGCGGCTTTGTAGATACCACGCTCCCGGGTGCAGGCATCCCGGCGGGCAGCACGCATCCGCTTTACGACGTGCGCGAAGAGATTATCGACTTCTTCAGCCAGATGGGTTTCGAAGTGGACTTCGGTCGCGACATCGAAACGGACTGGTACAACTTCGAAGCCTTGAATACGCCTCCTGACCACCCGAGCCGCGACATGCAGGACACGTTCTACGTGGACGATAAGGTGATGTTGCGTACGCATACCTCCGGCACGCAGATCCACTACATGGAAACGCACAAGCCGCCGTTCCGCATGATTGCTCCGGGCCACGTGTTCCGTGTGGACAACGATGCTACCCACGCCCCGATGTTCCAGCAGTGCGAAGGCCTCGTGGTGGACGAAAACATCAGCTTTGCAGACCTCAAGGGCGTGCTGCAGGTGTTCATGAACAAGCTGTTCGGCGAAGGCGTCAAGACGCGTTTCCGCCCGAGCTTCTTCCCGTTCACGGAGCCCAGCGCCGAAATGGACGTGAGCTGCGTGTTCTGCGGTGGCAAGGGTTGCCGTCGCTGCAAGGGAACCGGCTGGATGGAAATCGGCGGTTGCGGTTCCGTGGACCCGAACGTGTTC from Fibrobacter sp. UWB5 carries:
- the pheS gene encoding phenylalanine--tRNA ligase subunit alpha, which codes for MSEAINNVKQAFDAELAQTDLTNQEAVNNLRVKYLGKKGAVTDLMKQMGTLSAEERPAYGKLVNELKVAVSEAIDKAIETANQAALQKKLESGFVDTTLPGAGIPAGSTHPLYDVREEIIDFFSQMGFEVDFGRDIETDWYNFEALNTPPDHPSRDMQDTFYVDDKVMLRTHTSGTQIHYMETHKPPFRMIAPGHVFRVDNDATHAPMFQQCEGLVVDENISFADLKGVLQVFMNKLFGEGVKTRFRPSFFPFTEPSAEMDVSCVFCGGKGCRRCKGTGWMEIGGCGSVDPNVFKNCGIDSEKYTGFAFGFGLDRIAMLRHAIPEIGLLTSNDQRFLSQF
- a CDS encoding pyridoxamine 5'-phosphate oxidase family protein produces the protein MRRKDREVLGDENIAKVIEQCTTCHVAMIDDADAGMPYMIPLSFGYSLKDGVLELYFHCAHVGKKLDCIRKNPNVAFSMCVENRIEIHEDVYCKSGRFYASVVGLGKAEIVEDSAEKCRGLSLLMERQAAGAPHKFEFTPAQAAAVTVFKITSTNFTGKAKTE
- a CDS encoding GNAT family N-acetyltransferase, which encodes MASKLEFGLQTREELDEAGLIMARAYEDYDYVTLYFPDREKSRKGLQIFMQCVLKACYGKADLLAAHRDGKLVARATLEAPGFKKPSAFQYIIHGFWRVYLNTKWSEINGFIAMDENASKPCHDFQKSGPDIWYLSMLEVDPSAQGQGVGSQFLAYMEEYVRERGGKQLALFTNSRENLDFYSKRGYEVFHECEIEHDGKKIGSWSMKKILN